The Streptomyces sp. NBC_01298 genome contains the following window.
ACCTGCTGTCCGACCTGCTCTACGGGCTGGCGGACCCGAGGGTGGGCTTCGATGGCTGACACGACCCCGGTGACGCGCGCGACGGGGCCGGTCTGGCGCTCCCACGGCCGCGACCGCGGCTCCACCCGGAACCTGCGGGTGCGGACCTCGGCGGTGATCGTCGTCCTGATCACGCTGGCGGTCCTGCTCGTGCCGCCGCTGGTCCAACTCGACCAGCAGGCGGTCGACTTGTCGGCAAAGCTGATGCCGCCCTCCTGGTCCCATCCCTTCGGCACCGACGACGTGGGCCGCGACCTGCTGCTGCGCTGCGTGTACGGGCTGCGCGTCTCGCTGCTGGTCGGGCTGGTGGCGGCGCTGGTCGCCACCGTCCTCGGCACGGCGGTCGGCGCGCTCGCGGGGGCGCTCGGCGGGTGGCCGGACCGGTGCGTCATGCGGATCGTGGACGCGCTGTCCTCGATCCCGCACCTGCTGCTCGGCATCTTCATCGTGGCGATGTTCCGGCCGGGGGTGTGGCCCGTGGTCGTCTCCGTGGCCCTGACCCACTGGCTGTCCACGGCCCGCATCGTCCGCGCGGAAGTCCTCTCGCTGCGTTCGCGGCCCTATCTGGACGCGGCCGTCTCGGGCGGTGCCTCGCGGTGGCGGGTGACCGTACGCCACCTCGTGCCCGGAGTCATGCCGCAGGCCGGGCTCGCCGCGGTGCTGATGATCCCGCACGCCATGTGGCACGAGTCGGCCCTGTCCTTCCTCGGCCTCGGCCTGCCGGCGCACCAGGCGAGCCTGGGCAACCTCGTCCAGACGGCCCGCGGTTCGCTGCTGGCCGGGGACTGGTGGCCCACGCTCTTCCCCGGGCTCCTCCTGATCGTCCCGACCCTGGCGATCGCGGGCCTGGCGGGCGCCTGGCGCGAGCGCCTCCATCCCCGCCGCCGCTCGGAGCTCAGCCTGTGAAGACCCCCGTCCCACCGGAGCGGGGCGACGCCCGGCCCGTGCTCGAGCTGGACCGGCTCTCCGTACGCTTCCGCATGCGCGGCGGCCGGTACGTCGAGGCCGTCACCGAAGCCACCCTCGACCTGGGCCCCGGCGAATGCCTCGCCCTCGTCGGCGAGAGCGGCTGCGGCAAGTCCGTGCTCGCCTCCGCCCTCCTCGGCCTGCTCCCCGGCAACGCCGAGACCGCCGGCGCCGCCCGGCTCGCCGACGGGACCGACCTGCTCGGCCTCGACGAACGCACCCTCGCCCGGCGCGTCCGGGGCCGCCGCGTCGCACTGGTCCCGCAGAGCCCCGCCGCGCACCTCACCCCGGTCCGCACCATCCGCTCCCACCTGGAGGAGACGGTCCGCGAACTCACCGGGACGGGGCGGGCGGGCCTGCGGGAAGCCGCCGAAGCGGCGGCCGAGCGGGCGGCCTTCCCCGCCACCCACCTCGACCGCCATCCCCACGAGCTCTCCGGCGGGCTCGCCCAGCGGGCCGCCACCGCGCTCGCGCTGATCGGCGACGCGCCCCTGCTGCTCGCCGACGAGCCGACCACCGGCCTCGACCGGGACCTCGTCCACCGCACGGTCGACGAGCTGCGCGCCCACACCCGGGACGCCGGGCGCGCGCTGCTGATGATCACGCACGACCTCGCGGCGGCCCACCGCATCGCCGACACCGTGGCCGTCATGTACGCGGGCCGGATCGTGGAAACCGCCCCCGCCGGAGCCTTCTTCGGCGCTCCGGGCCCCCGCCACCCCTACGCGCGCGGACTGCTCGACGCCCTCCCCGAGCGGGCCTTCGCCCCGGTCCCCGGCGCCCCGCCCGAGCTCGGCGCGCTCCCGGCCGGCTGCGCCTTCGCCGCCCGCTGTCCGCGTGCCGACTCCCGCTGCCGGGCCGAGCGGCCCGCGCTCACCGAAGGGGTGGCCTGCCACCATGCTTGAGCTCACCGGCATCACCGCCGGCTACGACCGCCGGGCCCCCGTCGTCCGCGGCGCCCGCCTGAGCCTCGCCCCCGGGGAATCCCTCGGACTGCTCGGCCCCAGCGGCTGCGGCAAGTCCACCCTCGCCAGGGTCGCCGCACTGCTGCACCGGCCCGACCGGGGGACCGTGGCCTTCGACGGCCGCGCCGTGGCCGGCTTCCGGCACCGGGCGCCGCGGGCCCTGCGGACCTCGGTCGGCATGGTGTTCCAGCAGCCCCGGCTGGCCGCCGACCCCCGGCTCACGCTGCGCGAGCTCGTCGCCGAACCGCTCCGCGCGACCGGTCGGCGCGGCGAAATCGACGCCACCGTGCCCGAGTTGGCGGACCGCGTCGGCCTGGGCGCGGACCTGCTCGGCCGACGGCCCCACGAGGTCAGCGACGGCCAGCTGCAACGCGCCTGTGTGGCACGGGCCTTGGTGCTGCGACCGCGCTGGCTGGTGTGCGACGAGATGACGGCCATGCTCGACGCGTCGACCACGGCCGCGCTGGTCGGCGTAGTGGAGGAGTACCGGGCGGAGTCCGGCGCGGGCCTGCTGGCGGTGGGGCATGATCCCGTCCTGCTCGGACGCTGGTGCGCGAAAACGGCCCACTGGGACGAGATCGTCAAGGACTGAACACCGGTCACGGACCGTCAACACCCGTTTGGCGGACACGAGTTTCGCCCGAAGGGCCCTCCCGCTGCGCCACCATGGCGGCGCGTAAGGAGGTGTTCCGATGGTGATCTCCCTCTCCGTCCTCGTCCTGCTCCTCGTCCTCGCGTGGATCTTCATGCGCGGTGGCGGCCTCAAGTTCTCGCACGCGCTCGTCTGTGTCCTGCTCGGCTTCTATCTCGCGAGCAGCAGCCTCGCGCAGACCATCCACAACGGGGTCTCGGCCACGGCGAACGTGGTCAGCGGCTTCAAGCCCTGACGTCCCGTCAATTGATCAACTGTTGCGCCTTCGTGAATCATCCGGCTCATCCATGGACTCCTCAGTCAGTGCGATCTAGCGTCTGGCCCCGGCGCGATGTCAGACGCAATGTCAATAAAGACCCAGGGCAACCGAGGTCAAGGGAGGAAGTCCGGATGTTCCGAAGAGCGCTGAACTGCGCCGTGGCACCCGCTCTCGCCGCATGTGCGGTGTGGTACGGGGTCTCGCCGGCCGCCGCCGAGGAGATACCCCTGGCACCCGGCCACCGCCTGGTCAGCCACTACCAGGGCGGTCCCGCCACCGCCGCCCCGCTCCCCGGCGAAGCCCCGCCGCAGCACCCCTTCCTCGCGCCCAACGGCCGCAGCGGCATGCACTCCGACGCGGCGGGCAGCGCCACCTCGCCCTGGTCCGGACCGCTCGGCGAGAACCCGAAGGTGACCAGCGAGAAGATCGCCGCCCTCGGCGGCGAATGCGCCACCGCCACCTTCGACTCCGGCGGCCGGCTGGTCACGGTGTGCGGCACCTTCGGCGGCTTCAAGGTCAAGCTGCTGGAGCCCCGTACGCTCGCCACGCTCGCGGAGTACCAGCTCCCGCAGCGTTCCTCGACGGTCCAGGCGATCACCTCGCTCGACTTCTCGAAGATCTTCAAGGACACCTCGGGCGGCGCCTACTTCTACCTGGACAACCAGGACCGGGCGGTGCTGGCCGACTCCCGCCAGCACGTCCTGCGCCTCTCGCACGCCCAGAAGCCGGACGGAAGCTGGCAGTTCACGGTCGACAACGACTGGGACCTCACCGGCCAGGTCCCGCACGACTGCGTCGACTGGACCAACCTGTGGCCCACCGGCACCTGTGACCCGGTCACCTCGGTGATGCCCGACTGGAACGGCCGCATCTGGTGGGTCACCCGCCAGGGCCGCGTCGGCACCGTGGACCCGGCGACCTCGGTGATCCGCTCGGTCCGGCTGGCGGGGGAGGAGATCCAGAACTCCTTCTCGGTCGGCGAGGACGGCGTCTCCATCGTCACCGACCACGCGCTGTACAGCTTCGCCGCCGCCGCCGACGGCACCCCCCTCGTGCAGTGGCGCCAGACCTACGACCGGGGTACGGGCACCAAGCCCGGCTCGGTCAACCAGGGCTCGGGCACCACCCCGGACCTCTTCGGCGACGGCTACGTCGCGATCACCGACAACGCCGACGACCGGATGAACGTCCTGGTCTTCAAGCGGGGCCTGGACGTGCCCGAGGGGCAGCGCCTGGTGTGCAAGGTCCCGGTGTTCCGGTCCGGCGCCTCGACCACCGACAACTCCCTGATCACCTGGGGCAACAGCATCGTCGTCGAGAACAACTACGGCTACGAGAACGTCACCTCGCTGGTCCTCGGCAAGTCGGTCGTCGGCGGCGTCAGCCGCATCGACGTCCGCGCCGACGGCAGCGGCTGCGACACGGTCTGGCAGAGCGCGATCCGCTCGCCCTCCGTGGTCCCGAAGCTCTCCACCGCGAACGGGCTGCTCTACTTCTACGAGAAGGAGCCGAACGTCTGGGGGATCGACGCCTGGTACCTCACGGCCGTCGACTTCCGCACCGGCGAGCGTCGCTGGCGTCAGCTGACCGGCACCGGCCCGCTGTACGACAACAACTGGGCCCCGATCACGCTGGGCCCCGACGGGACGGCCTACGTCGGCGTCTTCAACGGCATCGTCGCGGTCCGCGACGGCGGCTGAACCACCATGCGCTCGACGGCCACCATCGCCGCGTCGTCGCCCAGGAAGCCGTCCGGGGTGTGGGCGAGGAGGTCGGCGCAGAGGTGGCGCAGGAGGGCCTCGGGGCCGTCTCCGGACCAGTCCGAGGCCCGCTCCGGCAGCGGGTAGAAGGCCCCCGACGCGTCGCGGGCCTCGATGACGCCGTCCGTGTACAGCAGGACCACGTCACCGGGCTCGAAGGCGAAGGACTGCGCGGTGAAGCCGGTGTCCACCAATTCGGACAGGCCCAGCGGCGGCGCCGGGTGGTCCACCTGGAGGGGGACGACCCGGCCGCCGCGCAGCAGCAGCGGCGGCGGGTGCCCGCAGCTGACCAGCCGGAGGGTGGGCTCCGCGTCGGGGACGTCGAGCACCGCGGCCGTGGTGAACCCCTCCTCCGGCCGGCCGGGGGCGCCGGCCTGTCCGTCGGCGCCCCGGTCCGGGTCGGCGGCCACGGCGGCCTCCAGGTAGCCCACCAGGCCCGGCAGGTCGGCCTCCAGATGGGCCGCGGCCCGGAAGGCGCCCAGGACCACCGAGGCCTCTCCGACCGCCTCCAGTCCCTTGCCGCGGACGTCGCCGATGAGCAGCCGGGTGCCGTCGGCGGTGCGGGTGGCCGCGTACAGGTCGCCGCCGATCTGCGCCTCGGCCTCGGCCGACAGGTACACCGAGGCGATCCGCAGCGGGCCCATCCGGTCGCGCAGCGGTCGTAGGACCACCTGCTGCGCCGCGACGGCCACGGAGCGCAGCCGGGTGAGCTGGCGCTCGTGGACCTCGCGCAAGTGTGCGAAGAAGGTGACGAAGGCCGAGATCAGGACGAGGGCGATGATCTGGAAGGTGTGGTTGAGGTCCGTCAGGGAGGTGCGCGCGATCGCCACCGACACCTGTGCGAGGACCGCCACGGCGCCGACGAGCCCGGTCGTCCGGGGCCCGGCGAAGGAGGCGGTGAGAGCCGGGGCGGCGACCAGGAAGGGACCCAGGTGGACGTCCGGCGGGGCCAGGACGTCCACCACCGTGACGGCGGCGATCAGCAGGAACGGGACCGCCAGCAGTACCGCGCGCGATTCCCGGAACCGGCTGGTGCGTGGATGCGGCGCTGAGGGGTCCATGCCTCCTGCATACACCGCGCACGGCCGGGCGGCACCCGCTCCGGCCGCGTGGCCGGGGCGGGTGCCGCCCGGGTGGTGCTCAGGTGGTGCTCAGGGTGCCGGTGGGTGTCAGCTCACCTGGAGGGTGACGTCGTCCACGACGAAGGAGGTCTGCAGGGAGGCGTCCTCCACGCCCTGGAACTTCAGCGTGACCGTCTGCCCGGCGAACTGGGAGACGTCGAACGTCTTGAGCTGGTAGCCGGAGGCCGCGTTGACGTTGGACAGGCTCGCCAGCGTCTGGCCGCCCACCGAGACCGTGAAGGTGTCGTAGACCGTGTTCTCGGTCTCGGCGGTGTCGATGTGCAGGTAGAAACCGAGCTGGTACGAGGAGCAGCCGGTCGGGATGGTCACGGACTGGGAGGCACTGTCCGTGTGGGTCGAGCCGTATCCGTTGAGCCAGGCCTTGTAGGTGCCGCCGTGCGGGGTCTGGCCGGCCTGGTTGGTGATGACGTTCGTGGTGGTCGTCCACGGGGTGGTGCCGCTCTCGAACCCGCCGTTGGCGACGAGCTGGCGCGGGGTGCAGGAGGGGCCGGTGCCGGTGACGGTCAGGGTGTAGGTGGTGGTGTGGCTGACCGAGCCCGCACCGGTGACGGTCAGGGTGTAGGTGCCGGGCGCGGTGCTCGCGCCGACCTGGACGGAGAGCGTCGAGGAGCTGCCCGACTGGACCGAGGACGGGCTCAGCGAGGCGGTCGTGCCGGCCGGGGCGCCGGTCACCGACAGGGCCACGGTCTGGGCGGCGCCGCTGGTGGTCGCGGTGCTGATCGTGGAGCTGGTGCTGCCGCCCTGGGCGGCGCTGCCGGTGGCCGGGGAGGCGCTGATCGAGAAGTCCGGGCCGGGGGTGGTGCCGCCGACGGCCTGGTTCCAGACCGTGTAGGCCACGCCGTCGGCGCTGCGGTCCAGGACGGTGGCGTTGATGTTGCTCGTGGTGTCGCAGGAGGCGTGGTAGCAGGAGTCGTACGCCGCGTTCGCGGTGCCGCCCCACTTGGTGGCCTGCGCCGAGGTCTTGCGGGCGCTGGCACCGGCCGCGTAGCCGGAGGTGGCGATGCCGCCCTGCTGGAAGGAGTAGTCGTCACTGCGGCCCTGGCCCTCGGTGTTCTCCTCGGGAGCGAGGTTCAGGGAGGTCCAGTAGGCCTTGAGCGGGGCGGCCGCGGTGGAGTTGACGTTGTTGATGAAGTAGCCGCCGTTGGTCGAGCCGACCATGTCGAAGTTGTAGTAGGCCTTGATGGCGGTCTTCTGGGTGCTGGTGAGCTGGTTGACGTAGAACTTCGAGCCGTTGAGGCCCTGCTCCTCGTCGGTCCACCAGGCGAAGCGGACGTGCTTGGTCATGGTGGGGTTCTTCTGGGCGAGGACGAGCGCGTTCTCCAGCAGGGTCGCGGAGCCCGAGCCGTTGTCGTTGATGCCCGGACCCGCCGAGACGCTGTCGAGGTGCGAGCCGAACATGATCGTCTGGTCGGCCGGGCCACCGGGCCAGTCGGCGATCAGGTTGTTCGACGGGTAGGTGCACGAGGTGCAGTTCTGCTCGGTCACCGTGTAGCCGGCGGCCTGCAGCTTGCCCTTCACGTACGCCACCGACGCCGTGTAACCGGCGCTGCCCGCACGGCGGTTGCCGCCGTTCTGGGAGGCGATGGTGTTGAACTGCGTCAGGTGCGCCTGGACGGCGGCCACGTCGATGTTCGGCGCGCCGGGAGGCGGCGTGGTGCCGCCCACGGTGAGCGCGTAGTCGACGGTGTGCGAGAGGCTGGTGCCCTGGCCCTTGACCACGACGGTCGAGGATCCGGGAGCGGCGCTGGAGGAGGCGGTCAGCGTCAGCGTCGAGGACTGGCCGGACTGCACGGTGGCCGGGCTGAAGGAGGCGGTGACCCCGGCCGGGAGGCCGGACGCGGTGAGGGTCACCTGCTGGGCCGTACCCGTGGAGATCGCGGTGGCGACCGTCGTGGTGGCCGAGGCGCCCTGCTGGACGGTGCCCGAGGACGGGTTCAGGGCCAGCGAGAAGTCGCTGTTCTGGCCGCTCGGGGTACACGTCGTGTCACCGGACTGGGCGGGCACGCTGATGGCGTCCCAGGCGGCCTTGGTCTTGTTGAACAGGTCGCAGGTGGTGTCCAGCGACTTGGCGGAACTCAGCGTCGCCGTCCGGTACTTCTTGTAGGACATGCTGGAGGTCTTCAGCAGCATGCCGCCGTAGAAGATCTTGCCGGCGTTCTGGACGCCCACGCCGGTCAGCGTGGACTGGTTGCAGGTGCTGCTGTTCGGCTTGCCGCCGCCCGGGCTGGTGCCCTCGGCGAGCAGGTAGAACCAGTGGTTCAGCGGGCCGGCGGCCGCGTGCACCTCGGTGTTCGGTATCGAGGAGCTGTAACAGGCCGGGTCGTTGTTGACGGCCGGCGGGTTGTACATGTTGCGGATCGGACCGTTGCCCACGAGGTTGATCATCTCGCCGACGGTGTAGTCCGGGGTGTCGTACGGGGAGGGCTCGTTGATGAACGCCTCGGTCAGCGCGCCGAAGATGTCACCGGTGGCCTCGCCGAGCCCGGACTCCTGGCCGCTGGTGCCGCCCGGGGTGTTGGTGTCGATGGCGTGCCCGTACTCGTGGGCCACCACGTCCACGCCGGCGATCCACTCGTTGGCGTTGTTGTGGCCGATGCTGACCGAGCTGCCGTCCCAGTACGCGTTGACGTCGTTCAGGCCGACCTTCGCCGGGAAGCTGCGGCCGTTGCCGCTGACGCCGTTGCGGCCGAGCCACTGGCTCAGCATGTCCCACTGCTTCTGCGCGGCGAACATGAGGTCCACGCAACCGGTCTCCTTGGAGGTCGGGTTGCCCGTGCCCCAGGAGTCGGAGGACTTCGAGAAGACCGTGCCGCTGCTGTAGTCGGCGCAGCTCAACCCGGTCCGGTTCGGGTCGCGCAGGGAGTACGTGCCACCCGAGGCCGTGGTGTCGATGGTCAGCGGGTTCGGGCCGTTCCACTTGCTGTTGCCGCTGCCCGCGACCACCTCGTCGAAGGTGTCGAGCACCTTGCCGGTGCGGGCGTCCACGAACACGTGGAGCTTGCTGGGGGCCTTGGCGGTCCGCCCGGTCAGGACGGTCTCCCAGGCCAGCACCGCCTTGTCGTCCTTGAGCTTGACGACGAGCCGGCTGCTGTCCACCTTGTAGGTCTTGACCTGACGGCCCCGCGAGACGGCCTC
Protein-coding sequences here:
- a CDS encoding ABC transporter ATP-binding protein — protein: MLELTGITAGYDRRAPVVRGARLSLAPGESLGLLGPSGCGKSTLARVAALLHRPDRGTVAFDGRAVAGFRHRAPRALRTSVGMVFQQPRLAADPRLTLRELVAEPLRATGRRGEIDATVPELADRVGLGADLLGRRPHEVSDGQLQRACVARALVLRPRWLVCDEMTAMLDASTTAALVGVVEEYRAESGAGLLAVGHDPVLLGRWCAKTAHWDEIVKD
- a CDS encoding M28 family peptidase, giving the protein MAALAAMVLTTGLAGTLATTATASQNAVPGPASSAERAVAAADAAVRSGLDSLVNSPQQQYDRRLVTPWVKDLYSVAYERSYRGLPVVGGDAVVLADGEGRVRALQSASATVIDVSTTASFSAKAAEAVSRGRQVKTYKVDSSRLVVKLKDDKAVLAWETVLTGRTAKAPSKLHVFVDARTGKVLDTFDEVVAGSGNSKWNGPNPLTIDTTASGGTYSLRDPNRTGLSCADYSSGTVFSKSSDSWGTGNPTSKETGCVDLMFAAQKQWDMLSQWLGRNGVSGNGRSFPAKVGLNDVNAYWDGSSVSIGHNNANEWIAGVDVVAHEYGHAIDTNTPGGTSGQESGLGEATGDIFGALTEAFINEPSPYDTPDYTVGEMINLVGNGPIRNMYNPPAVNNDPACYSSSIPNTEVHAAAGPLNHWFYLLAEGTSPGGGKPNSSTCNQSTLTGVGVQNAGKIFYGGMLLKTSSMSYKKYRTATLSSAKSLDTTCDLFNKTKAAWDAISVPAQSGDTTCTPSGQNSDFSLALNPSSGTVQQGASATTTVATAISTGTAQQVTLTASGLPAGVTASFSPATVQSGQSSTLTLTASSSAAPGSSTVVVKGQGTSLSHTVDYALTVGGTTPPPGAPNIDVAAVQAHLTQFNTIASQNGGNRRAGSAGYTASVAYVKGKLQAAGYTVTEQNCTSCTYPSNNLIADWPGGPADQTIMFGSHLDSVSAGPGINDNGSGSATLLENALVLAQKNPTMTKHVRFAWWTDEEQGLNGSKFYVNQLTSTQKTAIKAYYNFDMVGSTNGGYFINNVNSTAAAPLKAYWTSLNLAPEENTEGQGRSDDYSFQQGGIATSGYAAGASARKTSAQATKWGGTANAAYDSCYHASCDTTSNINATVLDRSADGVAYTVWNQAVGGTTPGPDFSISASPATGSAAQGGSTSSTISTATTSGAAQTVALSVTGAPAGTTASLSPSSVQSGSSSTLSVQVGASTAPGTYTLTVTGAGSVSHTTTYTLTVTGTGPSCTPRQLVANGGFESGTTPWTTTTNVITNQAGQTPHGGTYKAWLNGYGSTHTDSASQSVTIPTGCSSYQLGFYLHIDTAETENTVYDTFTVSVGGQTLASLSNVNAASGYQLKTFDVSQFAGQTVTLKFQGVEDASLQTSFVVDDVTLQVS
- a CDS encoding ABC transporter ATP-binding protein, translated to MRGGRYVEAVTEATLDLGPGECLALVGESGCGKSVLASALLGLLPGNAETAGAARLADGTDLLGLDERTLARRVRGRRVALVPQSPAAHLTPVRTIRSHLEETVRELTGTGRAGLREAAEAAAERAAFPATHLDRHPHELSGGLAQRAATALALIGDAPLLLADEPTTGLDRDLVHRTVDELRAHTRDAGRALLMITHDLAAAHRIADTVAVMYAGRIVETAPAGAFFGAPGPRHPYARGLLDALPERAFAPVPGAPPELGALPAGCAFAARCPRADSRCRAERPALTEGVACHHA
- a CDS encoding ABC transporter permease — protein: MADTTPVTRATGPVWRSHGRDRGSTRNLRVRTSAVIVVLITLAVLLVPPLVQLDQQAVDLSAKLMPPSWSHPFGTDDVGRDLLLRCVYGLRVSLLVGLVAALVATVLGTAVGALAGALGGWPDRCVMRIVDALSSIPHLLLGIFIVAMFRPGVWPVVVSVALTHWLSTARIVRAEVLSLRSRPYLDAAVSGGASRWRVTVRHLVPGVMPQAGLAAVLMIPHAMWHESALSFLGLGLPAHQASLGNLVQTARGSLLAGDWWPTLFPGLLLIVPTLAIAGLAGAWRERLHPRRRSELSL
- a CDS encoding PP2C family protein-serine/threonine phosphatase, which translates into the protein MDPSAPHPRTSRFRESRAVLLAVPFLLIAAVTVVDVLAPPDVHLGPFLVAAPALTASFAGPRTTGLVGAVAVLAQVSVAIARTSLTDLNHTFQIIALVLISAFVTFFAHLREVHERQLTRLRSVAVAAQQVVLRPLRDRMGPLRIASVYLSAEAEAQIGGDLYAATRTADGTRLLIGDVRGKGLEAVGEASVVLGAFRAAAHLEADLPGLVGYLEAAVAADPDRGADGQAGAPGRPEEGFTTAAVLDVPDAEPTLRLVSCGHPPPLLLRGGRVVPLQVDHPAPPLGLSELVDTGFTAQSFAFEPGDVVLLYTDGVIEARDASGAFYPLPERASDWSGDGPEALLRHLCADLLAHTPDGFLGDDAAMVAVERMVVQPPSRTATMPLKTPT